Sequence from the Ziziphus jujuba cultivar Dongzao chromosome 9, ASM3175591v1 genome:
gttataacCAGTTCACTTTATAGTTATGTGTGTTtcgtttttatttaattaatcaggGCTTTTGGGACAGagtgtttttttaataaattgagtAAGATTGAGCGTTTGGAAATTTCAATGCTTCcagtaattttcaaataaaatgtgTTCAACTTAATTTACTGTGCGTCACGGGAAAATCGTAAATAAACTTCTTTCTACAACACATtagaaaaatacaaagaaagtttttttttttttttccgatttagttatttaataataattaaaaaatatatatagaaatggcAAAGTCAATTTTGATGCGGGCCTTTAGAAGAGGGACACAACTTCAGAATGCTATCAAGGCAaggcaatgaaaaaaaaaaaaaaaaaaaaaaaggaagaaagaaagcagCTTTCCAACACTAGATTGTGAGGAAAAAGCATTCCTTGAAGAAGAACTTGACATAAATACAAACTAAGTAGGGGGGCTACAACATGATTGGCAGTCATTCACAAGCGATTTTGGTGTCAAAGCTGCTGAGGCATATGGCAAATGCCTGAAATGCAGAGATGGGATACTGGTAATCCATGGTAAATACATCCTTTCCTACTTTCCCAAACTGGAGAATGACATTCTCATGCTCCTGCCCAGCAACCCCATTCTCTGGAGAAGCAACCAGCTGAAAATTCTTTACCGAAGCAACTGTCACCCGTCCATTGAAATTTAAACACCAGCATTGCAGTTGCTCATGCCATCTTGGGGCTTTGTTCCTTAGGACAAGCAATCCTTCACCTAGTGCAGATGGGAAACTCTCCAAATGGGTTGATTTTGATCTGAAAAAGGGAATGGATGGAAAACTATCCAAGCTGCCGTGTATAAATTCAGTCTGTGTTGGTGCCACACCTCCTGGCTCAATAGCACGAGCAGGGATTGCATCCATGACGCACTGCATTCTCCTAGGACCCCTGCTTCATATGTCAAAACCACCAATTGTTTTactcaaatttgattttataatttatttaaaaaataaataaataaataaataaaaaccaaacaccACCCTTCAAAGGGTAAAAATTCACGATCAGTTCTAAAAGTTTATGAAGACTTATCTAATTTATTCTTATATTCTATTAAGTCAGGAACTATTCTTATATTCTATTAAGTCAGGAAGTCCAAGTAACATTTGTTATACCTAGAGCCCAAGACATTCAACTCATATGCTATATGGGAAACAGGGTAGTTGCCAGCAGGAAATCTGGGGGAGACTTGCTTCATATTTACTAGCCTGGTAGAACGACATTTAGTGACTCTCGCTCCAGCATTTGGAGGCTGAGCATCATAGACTGTGAATTTGGTCCCAAGAAAGTTTGATCtgccaaaaatgaaaatgaaatgatGAATTTACACATCAGAATGTTCAAGAAGGTGTACTGTCTGATAAATATTACCTCAATTTTCCAACATAGGTACTGCTTCCTTTTGAAACATCCTCAGAATTTAAAGAGATGATGTAGTCTGTGCAAGTAGGACGTCTACACTTCCTTGCAGCAAGGAGGAATTTTCCATCATCAGTAGAAACTGCCAAACAATTCAGGCAAAAGCAGAATATTTAAGTCTACAGCTCACTAGCTCAGAAAGGAGAGCTTAAATACAGAAAATGCAGGTATGCATAAGAAAAAGTAATTATCAACTGAGGCAACATTCTaatcaaatccaaaaatatCTCGCATATCCCATGTTGTAAGCAGTAAAGTTTTCAGCAACCAACAACTACGAATTTCAgaaacctaaacaaaataaacctaGATATGCATAGCATGCTAATACTCAGTTACTCACCTTGATTCAAGCCAAGGTAAAGATAATAAGTTTGGTTACTACGATTGCGCTTTATATAACACTGAAGGACAGAGTCCCTTGAACCAGGCtgcatt
This genomic interval carries:
- the LOC107426080 gene encoding tubby-like F-box protein 3 isoform X1; its protein translation is MSFKSIIQDMKGELGSISRKGFDVKFSYGMRSRSHRVVQDSSVRIDALKQSCWANMPPELLRDVLMRIEATEDTWPPRKNVVACAGVCRSWREIMKEIVKSPEFSGKLTFPISLKQPGSRDSVLQCYIKRNRSNQTYYLYLGLNQVSTDDGKFLLAARKCRRPTCTDYIISLNSEDVSKGSSTYVGKLRSNFLGTKFTVYDAQPPNAGARVTKCRSTRLVNMKQVSPRFPAGNYPVSHIAYELNVLGSSRGPRRMQCVMDAIPARAIEPGGVAPTQTEFIHGSLDSFPSIPFFRSKSTHLESFPSALGEGLLVLRNKAPRWHEQLQCWCLNFNGRVTVASVKNFQLVASPENGVAGQEHENVILQFGKVGKDVFTMDYQYPISAFQAFAICLSSFDTKIACE
- the LOC107426080 gene encoding tubby-like F-box protein 3 isoform X2, with protein sequence MSFKSIIQDMKGELGSISRKGFDVKFSYGMRSRSHRVVQDSSVRIDALKQSCWANMPPELLRDVLMRIEATEDTWPPRKNVVACAGVCRSWREIMKEIVKSPEFSGKLTFPISLKQPGSRDSVLQCYIKRNRSNQTYYLYLGLNQVSTDDGKFLLAARKCRRPTCTDYIISLNSEDVSKGSSTYVGKLRSNFLGTKFTVYDAQPPNAGARVTKCRSTRLVNMKQVSPRFPAGNYPVSHIAYELNVLGSRGPRRMQCVMDAIPARAIEPGGVAPTQTEFIHGSLDSFPSIPFFRSKSTHLESFPSALGEGLLVLRNKAPRWHEQLQCWCLNFNGRVTVASVKNFQLVASPENGVAGQEHENVILQFGKVGKDVFTMDYQYPISAFQAFAICLSSFDTKIACE